The following are encoded in a window of Staphylococcus piscifermentans genomic DNA:
- a CDS encoding Na+/H+ antiporter subunit D: MNNLLLVPLLVPLITGLVLFFFKERLMVTRRIAITMLMVTTAVSIYLLIHVFNTKPLVINFGDWQPPFGIQFVGDTLALFFVTIANFVVTVIIYFGFGKKEHLANRYFLPSFILFMLTGVNGSFLTADIFNLYVMFEIMLISSFVLLTLGQTLEQLRASVIYVVMNVVSSWFFLIGIAYLYGTLGTLNFGHLAMRLAESGQPPAMTMVAIMMIFVFGGKAALVMFMWLPKAYAALNTELAALFAGLMTKVGVYALIRVMTLLFNHQPDITHQLMYYMAIITMIIGAVGVLGYEDVKKIAAYQVILSIGFSVLGISALNEAGITGAIYYAGHDIIIKTLLFLVLGVFVVQCNSRSYKNMGGLIHVHPSLGIVFFILTLSIGGVPPFSGFPGKVLIIQGALEKGYITGVVVLVLTSIIAMYSLLRIFFVMYFGREDVPRVQPVPLPLHKIIAMFLLTAATVLMGICGEWFLDFARQAAELNLHPSEYIKAIIPNVKVEVD, translated from the coding sequence ATGAATAACTTATTGCTCGTTCCCTTATTAGTTCCGCTGATTACCGGACTCGTCTTATTCTTCTTCAAGGAACGTTTGATGGTCACACGTCGTATTGCGATTACGATGTTGATGGTGACGACAGCTGTGTCAATCTACTTGTTAATCCATGTCTTTAATACGAAACCACTCGTTATTAACTTCGGAGATTGGCAGCCGCCATTCGGAATTCAATTTGTCGGCGATACCTTGGCACTCTTTTTCGTCACTATCGCTAACTTTGTCGTCACAGTCATTATTTATTTCGGTTTCGGAAAAAAGGAACACTTGGCCAACCGCTATTTCTTACCGTCTTTCATATTGTTTATGTTAACCGGAGTGAATGGCAGTTTCTTAACCGCTGATATCTTTAATTTATATGTCATGTTCGAAATTATGCTGATTTCCTCGTTTGTACTTTTAACCTTAGGCCAAACCTTGGAACAACTGCGGGCTAGTGTGATTTATGTCGTTATGAACGTGGTCAGTTCATGGTTCTTCTTGATCGGCATTGCGTATTTATATGGGACACTCGGTACATTGAACTTCGGACATTTAGCGATGCGTTTAGCTGAAAGCGGTCAACCACCTGCCATGACGATGGTAGCGATTATGATGATCTTTGTCTTCGGCGGCAAGGCAGCACTTGTCATGTTTATGTGGCTGCCGAAAGCGTATGCGGCATTGAATACAGAACTCGCAGCCCTCTTTGCAGGTTTGATGACGAAAGTCGGTGTCTACGCATTGATTCGCGTTATGACTCTGCTCTTTAATCACCAGCCGGATATTACGCATCAATTAATGTATTATATGGCGATTATTACCATGATTATCGGTGCAGTCGGTGTCTTAGGTTATGAAGATGTGAAGAAAATTGCAGCCTACCAAGTGATATTATCCATCGGTTTTTCAGTACTGGGCATCAGTGCCTTGAATGAAGCGGGGATTACCGGGGCCATTTATTACGCAGGTCACGATATCATCATTAAAACCTTGCTTTTCTTAGTCTTAGGCGTTTTCGTGGTCCAATGCAACTCACGCAGTTACAAGAACATGGGCGGCTTGATTCATGTACATCCGAGCCTTGGCATTGTCTTCTTTATACTGACACTATCGATTGGCGGTGTACCGCCCTTCAGCGGCTTCCCTGGCAAAGTCTTGATTATTCAAGGCGCTTTGGAAAAAGGTTATATCACAGGAGTCGTAGTCTTAGTACTCACAAGTATTATTGCCATGTACAGCTTATTGCGTATCTTCTTCGTGATGTATTTCGGTAGAGAAGATGTTCCGAGAGTGCAGCCTGTGCCTTTGCCGCTGCACAAGATTATCGCCATGTTTCTACTGACTGCAGCGACTGTATTAATGGGAATCTGCGGCGAATGGTTCTTAGATTTCGCACGCCAAGCAGCAGAATTGAATCTGCATCCAAGCGAGTACATTAAGGCAATTATTCCAAATGTGAAAGTGGAGGTGGACTGA
- a CDS encoding monovalent cation/H+ antiporter complex subunit F: MIETIIMWMIHAALVIYGIAVIVALYRVVKGPTTPNRVVAFDSIGAMVISIVGLLSIVLDTLSFLDASLIIAILAFLSTIGISRFVEGGRIFESKRDR; this comes from the coding sequence ATGATCGAAACTATTATTATGTGGATGATACACGCAGCACTCGTGATTTACGGAATCGCTGTCATCGTTGCACTGTACCGCGTCGTCAAAGGACCGACCACACCTAATAGAGTCGTTGCTTTCGATTCAATCGGTGCCATGGTCATTTCAATCGTAGGACTCTTAAGCATTGTGCTAGACACATTGAGCTTTTTAGATGCCAGCCTAATTATCGCTATCTTAGCCTTCTTGAGTACGATCGGAATTTCAAGATTTGTGGAAGGAGGACGTATCTTTGAATCTAAACGAGATCGTTAG
- a CDS encoding zinc ribbon domain-containing protein YjdM — protein sequence MEQTLPNCPSCGSEYTYLDGALFVCPMCAHEWTQDSVEEAEEALKVRDANGQELADGDTVTVIKDLKVKGASSVIKQGTKVKGIRLVDPEDGHDIDCKIPGFGQIGLKSMYVKKIK from the coding sequence ATGGAACAAACTTTACCTAATTGCCCGAGCTGCGGTTCGGAGTATACGTATTTGGACGGCGCATTATTTGTGTGCCCGATGTGTGCGCATGAATGGACACAAGATTCAGTTGAGGAAGCGGAAGAAGCATTAAAGGTACGCGATGCCAACGGTCAGGAATTGGCTGATGGCGACACGGTTACGGTGATTAAAGATTTGAAAGTTAAAGGTGCCTCATCTGTGATTAAGCAAGGCACGAAAGTCAAAGGGATTCGTTTAGTAGATCCTGAAGATGGACATGATATTGATTGCAAGATTCCGGGCTTTGGCCAAATCGGCTTGAAGTCTATGTATGTAAAGAAGATAAAGTGA
- a CDS encoding monovalent cation/H+ antiporter subunit B, translating to MKENDIVLETISKVAVFIILTFGAYIFLAGHDNPGGGFIGGLVFSSAFILMFLAFDVQKVVRSLPIDFRAVTISGCLLSIATAVTPIFFGHPLLSHEDVYVTLPLLEKIHLSSVTIFEFGILLTVVGAVTTIMLAISGDKS from the coding sequence ATGAAAGAAAATGATATTGTTCTGGAAACTATCTCGAAAGTAGCGGTCTTTATTATTTTGACTTTCGGTGCGTATATATTTCTTGCAGGACACGATAACCCAGGTGGCGGTTTTATCGGCGGCTTGGTTTTCAGCTCAGCCTTTATTCTGATGTTCTTAGCCTTTGATGTACAGAAAGTAGTGAGATCGCTTCCGATAGACTTTCGTGCCGTAACTATTTCAGGTTGTCTGCTGTCTATAGCTACAGCCGTCACCCCGATTTTCTTTGGGCACCCGCTGCTTTCTCACGAAGATGTGTACGTCACGTTACCCTTGCTGGAAAAGATACACCTTTCAAGTGTCACGATATTTGAATTCGGTATTTTGCTGACTGTAGTAGGTGCCGTCACAACCATTATGTTAGCGATAAGTGGTGATAAAAGTTGA
- a CDS encoding DUF4040 family protein, translating to MSLLWLFVFVMVIMLVILLTNMKVYPSRTLEPDIPTETGADATVQQTQLSSKRPFARFSGWIALIAPVVSAVYFIFAISRTADGRLTTISLPWMPAIDLDLAFRLDGLSMIFALLITLIGTGVVLYANAYLSKEHDDLPRFYFYLILFMFAMLGVVLADNTILLYVFWELTSIASFLLISYWYNRQASQDGALKSFLITVFGGMFMLIGFIIIYSISGTNTISELVTQTETLSQSPWYPFAVICILIGAFTKSAQFPFHIWLPDAMEAPTPVSAYLHSATMVKAGLYLLFRFTPILSYAPWVGYIVITVGIVTLAVGSFVAVGQRDLKGLLAYSTISQLGMIMSMVGFGMLTYSLHQSFVEFFVISLFAGLFHLINHALFKSVLFMGVGIIDHETGTRNLANLGGLRKVLPVTATIMTISAMAMAGLPFFNGFLSKEMFFTTLVNAGKLPIDDQIFMSVMLVIAVGASVLTFVYSLRMVKDTFFGPLKKDKLPQIPGHEPASMYLAPVIIVCGLPLFFIIPNILGKYLITPALRDINHTAAVVKYIPHVEAWHGFTTELLITLVIYTIGILLLWRSRWMEVYNKLPSILSINTLYNAMLKWSEAFSRRNMQTMMNNKLNQYLHVIYLMFFGMLVYGFIKVGWIPIKGFEITPFTWFEILVLVNIAILSAALLYIRERMAMVILNGVIGYSIAIVFILMKAPDLAMTQLVIETITTILFLLVFYHLPNVQRDKVQWGREAVKLIIAFMMAVFVMTFVVIALQDPPFQKISQFYENSYDLAGSKNIVNAILGDFRALDTMLEGIVIMIVGLGIFALVKFKIRKGESNERK from the coding sequence ATGAGCCTCTTATGGTTGTTTGTTTTTGTGATGGTCATCATGTTGGTCATTTTGTTGACGAATATGAAAGTGTATCCTTCTCGAACATTAGAACCTGATATTCCCACTGAGACTGGTGCAGACGCAACTGTTCAACAGACACAGCTGTCTAGTAAGCGGCCGTTTGCACGTTTCTCAGGTTGGATTGCCCTCATTGCCCCTGTCGTCAGTGCCGTATATTTTATATTTGCGATTTCACGGACAGCTGACGGCCGTTTAACTACAATTTCACTGCCTTGGATGCCCGCCATTGATTTAGATTTAGCGTTTCGACTGGACGGGTTATCGATGATATTTGCTTTGTTAATCACCTTGATAGGAACAGGTGTAGTATTATATGCCAATGCGTATTTATCGAAAGAACATGACGACTTGCCAAGATTCTATTTTTATTTAATTTTATTTATGTTCGCCATGCTCGGTGTAGTGTTAGCAGATAATACTATATTGCTGTATGTATTTTGGGAATTAACGAGTATTGCCTCATTTTTATTAATTTCTTATTGGTATAATCGCCAAGCGAGTCAGGACGGGGCGTTGAAGTCCTTCTTGATTACCGTGTTCGGCGGTATGTTCATGTTGATCGGTTTCATTATTATTTATAGTATTTCCGGAACCAATACGATTTCTGAATTGGTAACACAAACTGAAACGTTGAGCCAATCGCCGTGGTATCCCTTTGCGGTTATCTGTATTTTAATCGGTGCCTTTACTAAATCTGCTCAGTTTCCTTTTCATATTTGGCTGCCGGATGCAATGGAAGCACCGACACCGGTCAGTGCCTATCTGCATTCTGCCACGATGGTTAAAGCTGGATTGTATCTCTTATTCCGCTTCACGCCGATTTTAAGTTATGCCCCATGGGTCGGTTATATTGTTATCACAGTCGGCATCGTCACTTTAGCAGTCGGTTCGTTTGTCGCAGTTGGACAACGGGATTTGAAAGGGTTATTAGCCTATTCCACTATCAGTCAACTCGGCATGATCATGTCCATGGTCGGCTTCGGCATGTTGACATACAGTCTGCACCAATCTTTTGTAGAATTTTTCGTCATCAGTCTCTTTGCGGGTCTCTTCCATCTTATCAATCATGCACTGTTTAAGAGTGTGTTGTTCATGGGCGTCGGTATTATCGACCATGAAACGGGCACGAGAAATCTTGCCAACTTAGGTGGTTTGAGAAAAGTATTGCCGGTAACAGCAACAATCATGACTATCAGTGCGATGGCCATGGCAGGTTTGCCGTTCTTCAATGGCTTCTTATCAAAAGAAATGTTCTTTACCACTTTAGTCAATGCTGGAAAGTTGCCGATTGATGATCAAATCTTTATGAGTGTAATGTTGGTCATTGCAGTCGGTGCAAGTGTTTTAACCTTTGTTTATAGTTTGAGAATGGTGAAAGATACGTTTTTCGGACCTTTGAAAAAAGATAAGTTGCCGCAGATACCTGGTCATGAACCGGCATCGATGTATCTTGCACCTGTCATTATTGTGTGCGGTCTCCCGTTATTTTTCATCATTCCGAATATCTTAGGAAAATATCTGATCACTCCGGCATTACGCGATATTAACCATACTGCAGCCGTAGTGAAATATATTCCGCATGTGGAAGCGTGGCATGGGTTTACTACGGAATTACTCATTACTTTAGTCATTTATACAATCGGTATCTTGCTGTTATGGCGTTCGCGCTGGATGGAAGTGTACAACAAGCTGCCTTCTATCTTGAGTATCAATACGCTGTATAATGCGATGTTGAAATGGAGCGAAGCTTTCAGTCGCCGTAATATGCAGACCATGATGAATAACAAATTAAATCAATACTTGCATGTGATTTATCTGATGTTCTTCGGCATGCTGGTCTATGGGTTTATTAAAGTAGGATGGATTCCGATTAAAGGATTTGAGATAACCCCGTTCACTTGGTTCGAAATCTTAGTCTTAGTAAATATCGCTATTCTTTCAGCCGCTTTACTATACATTCGTGAACGGATGGCCATGGTCATTTTGAATGGAGTGATCGGTTATTCGATTGCCATTGTGTTTATTTTAATGAAAGCACCGGATTTAGCGATGACTCAATTAGTTATTGAAACCATTACGACGATTCTCTTCTTGCTGGTATTCTATCACTTGCCGAACGTGCAGCGTGATAAGGTGCAGTGGGGGAGAGAAGCGGTGAAGTTAATCATTGCATTTATGATGGCAGTTTTCGTCATGACCTTTGTCGTCATTGCATTGCAAGATCCGCCATTCCAAAAAATTTCGCAGTTCTATGAGAACAGCTATGATTTAGCTGGCTCGAAAAATATTGTCAATGCAATTCTCGGAGATTTCCGTGCACTCGATACGATGCTGGAAGGTATCGTAATTATGATTGTCGGACTCGGAATCTTCGCGTTAGTCAAATTCAAGATCAGAAAGGGTGAGTCGAATGAAAGAAAATGA
- a CDS encoding NDxxF motif lipoprotein, whose product MKRIMIMLLACGCILSACSMSGDKEAEHKDKPEKKVTQKQPTEKDASKINLHPEIFAKKAKNKTISEAEMKRDIQQYLNADHDLTKISEHYQDAMYSEKGLSKEEANHIKQAGKLTDKNDNNFADYINQNKLPKGYDRNTHKISRYITTSNQYLRDMEEKIDTVMENSKDGKVSIKEIGDIGSDSDVVNGKQQKQIEDWLDEKGIQTRAFTK is encoded by the coding sequence ATGAAACGCATCATGATTATGTTATTGGCTTGCGGGTGTATATTATCAGCATGCTCTATGTCTGGAGATAAAGAAGCGGAGCATAAAGATAAGCCAGAGAAAAAAGTAACACAAAAGCAGCCGACTGAAAAAGACGCGTCTAAAATTAATTTACATCCCGAAATCTTTGCTAAAAAAGCTAAGAATAAAACTATCAGTGAAGCAGAAATGAAGCGAGATATTCAACAATATCTCAATGCAGATCATGACTTAACTAAGATTTCTGAGCATTATCAAGATGCCATGTATTCAGAAAAAGGGTTAAGCAAAGAAGAAGCAAACCATATCAAACAAGCTGGAAAACTGACAGATAAAAATGACAATAATTTTGCAGATTACATTAATCAAAACAAATTGCCAAAGGGCTATGATAGAAATACTCACAAAATCAGTCGTTATATTACCACTTCTAATCAGTATTTAAGAGATATGGAAGAGAAGATTGATACAGTTATGGAAAATTCTAAAGACGGAAAAGTTTCTATCAAAGAAATCGGTGATATAGGGTCAGATAGTGACGTGGTAAACGGCAAACAACAAAAGCAAATTGAAGATTGGTTAGATGAAAAAGGAATTCAGACACGTGCATTTACCAAATAA
- a CDS encoding Na+/H+ antiporter subunit G: protein MNLNEIVSLFAAVLILLGSIVALISAIGIVKFKDVFLRAHAATKSSTLSVLLSLTGVFIYFLMLRDYFSVRTLLTILFLYLTSPVAGQMIVRAAYNIGSYMYMKDSQRKGTSLNIAYNRKVALKNRKLRAARRKEITEAFRKGEREPTISYKPYKKKK from the coding sequence TTGAATCTAAACGAGATCGTTAGTTTATTCGCAGCAGTTCTGATTCTCCTAGGTTCCATCGTTGCCTTGATTAGTGCTATCGGTATCGTCAAATTCAAAGACGTCTTCCTACGCGCACACGCAGCGACTAAGAGCTCAACACTATCCGTACTGCTCTCCTTGACCGGCGTCTTTATCTACTTTTTGATGTTGCGCGATTACTTCAGCGTCCGCACGTTACTTACGATACTTTTCTTATATCTGACCTCTCCAGTAGCAGGACAGATGATTGTACGAGCAGCCTATAACATAGGTTCTTATATGTATATGAAAGACTCTCAGAGAAAAGGTACTTCCTTGAACATCGCCTATAATCGTAAAGTGGCACTTAAGAACCGTAAGTTGCGGGCAGCCAGAAGAAAAGAAATTACAGAAGCCTTTAGAAAAGGGGAAAGAGAACCGACTATCAGTTATAAACCCTATAAAAAGAAAAAATAA
- a CDS encoding amino acid permease, with protein sequence MENNDLKRSMSNRHIQLIAIGGAIGTGLFLGAGKSIALAGPSILLAYIIIGFFLFIMMRALGELLLSNSNYNSFIDIADDYLGHMAGFFTGWTYWFCWVATGIADITAVTKYINFWWPSVPPYLTAIITVILLLGLNLMTVKAYGEIEFWFAIIKVIAILFLIVIGLWMIFTGFTSANHIKSGFSNLYSHGGFFPNGMMGFLLAFQMAVFSFVGIELVGVTARETKDPEKNLPKAINSVGIRIIIFYVISLMVIMSITPWNKLDPNESPFVNLFVLAGIPAAAGIVNFVVLTSASSAANSGLFSNSRMVYGLAVSKSAPSSLGKANRHGVPYNALIFSGVVLFLAALLNYIIPDTVFTVVTTVATIFFIFIWTIILVCYIKYRKQHPELHAQSKFKNFFGVIGSYSTLVFFAIVIVILFLAEDTRVALYFSPFWLLLLYVAYRFGGFKNRALKK encoded by the coding sequence ATGGAAAACAACGATTTAAAACGCAGTATGAGTAACCGACACATTCAATTGATTGCCATTGGGGGCGCAATCGGTACTGGATTATTCTTGGGGGCAGGGAAAAGTATTGCGTTAGCCGGGCCTTCCATTTTACTTGCCTATATCATCATCGGTTTCTTTTTATTCATCATGATGCGCGCATTAGGCGAATTATTACTGTCTAACAGCAACTACAATTCATTTATCGATATCGCTGATGATTATCTTGGACATATGGCCGGCTTCTTTACAGGATGGACATATTGGTTCTGTTGGGTGGCTACAGGGATTGCTGATATCACGGCTGTAACGAAGTATATCAACTTCTGGTGGCCGAGCGTACCGCCTTATCTGACAGCGATTATCACAGTTATCTTACTTTTAGGTCTGAACTTAATGACAGTCAAAGCATATGGTGAAATTGAATTCTGGTTTGCGATTATTAAAGTTATTGCGATTTTATTCTTAATTGTGATTGGTTTATGGATGATTTTCACCGGCTTTACTTCTGCTAACCATATTAAGAGCGGTTTCAGCAATCTTTATTCACATGGAGGATTTTTCCCGAACGGTATGATGGGCTTCTTACTCGCCTTTCAAATGGCCGTCTTCAGCTTTGTAGGAATTGAACTCGTCGGTGTAACCGCACGTGAAACAAAGGATCCTGAAAAGAACTTGCCGAAAGCAATTAATAGCGTCGGAATTCGTATCATCATTTTCTATGTTATTAGTTTGATGGTGATTATGAGTATTACACCTTGGAATAAACTGGATCCGAATGAAAGTCCATTTGTTAATTTATTCGTACTTGCAGGTATTCCAGCAGCTGCCGGTATTGTTAACTTTGTTGTACTGACTTCAGCATCCAGTGCAGCGAACAGCGGCTTGTTCAGTAACAGCCGTATGGTTTATGGCCTTGCTGTTTCTAAGAGTGCACCAAGTTCACTCGGTAAAGCCAATCGTCACGGCGTACCGTACAATGCCTTAATATTCTCAGGGGTCGTTTTATTCTTGGCAGCACTTCTGAACTATATTATTCCAGATACAGTATTTACGGTGGTTACTACTGTAGCAACAATATTCTTCATCTTTATTTGGACTATTATCTTAGTCTGCTACATTAAATATCGTAAGCAACATCCAGAGTTGCATGCACAATCTAAGTTTAAAAACTTCTTCGGAGTTATCGGTTCTTATAGCACGCTTGTATTCTTCGCAATCGTGATTGTGATTCTGTTCTTAGCTGAAGATACGCGTGTAGCGTTGTACTTTTCACCATTCTGGTTGCTCTTACTTTATGTTGCATATCGATTTGGCGGCTTTAAAAACCGTGCTTTGAAAAAGTAA
- a CDS encoding Na+/H+ antiporter subunit E produces the protein MLAQLTLNILIAFLWTLFQDEDKFHLSTFIAGYLIGIVIVYLIHRFFFKRVFYLKKVWVIFKFIIVYNVQLIISSFSTINYILFKSHDMNPGLLIYETSLKRDWAITLLTLLIMLTPGSLVLRISPDGSRFFIHAIDVSERDKAILTKQIKKYERLIWEVLK, from the coding sequence ATGTTAGCACAATTAACGTTGAATATTTTAATCGCATTCTTGTGGACTTTATTTCAAGATGAAGATAAATTTCATTTGTCCACTTTCATTGCCGGTTATTTGATTGGTATTGTCATTGTTTATTTAATACATCGTTTCTTCTTTAAACGTGTATTCTATTTAAAGAAAGTTTGGGTTATATTTAAATTTATTATCGTCTATAATGTTCAATTGATTATTTCTAGTTTCTCAACTATTAATTATATTCTCTTTAAATCCCATGATATGAATCCAGGTTTATTAATTTATGAAACTTCTTTAAAGAGAGATTGGGCAATTACCTTATTGACCTTACTGATTATGTTGACGCCTGGGTCATTAGTATTGCGGATATCACCAGACGGCAGCCGTTTCTTTATACACGCAATCGATGTATCAGAAAGAGACAAAGCCATTTTAACGAAACAAATTAAAAAGTATGAACGCTTAATCTGGGAGGTGCTCAAATGA
- a CDS encoding DUF2316 family protein, translating to MSLNKEQRAITSEELKAHFEKSTLSKADLADTLNVSVEDIDHILAMKAPKFGAKLQRFIHLVWDVRDEINHDIRKHGKEPAPYTYLKGEKEDYWFLQ from the coding sequence GTGTCATTAAATAAAGAACAACGCGCAATAACCAGTGAGGAACTCAAAGCACACTTTGAAAAATCAACATTAAGCAAAGCAGATTTAGCAGATACTTTAAATGTTTCAGTTGAAGACATTGATCACATTCTAGCAATGAAAGCACCTAAATTCGGTGCAAAGTTACAAAGATTTATCCATCTCGTGTGGGATGTACGCGACGAAATTAATCATGACATTCGCAAACATGGTAAAGAACCAGCGCCCTATACCTATTTAAAAGGTGAGAAAGAAGATTACTGGTTCTTGCAATAA
- a CDS encoding D-lactate dehydrogenase: MTRIKFFGTRDYEKDMALNWAKENDVEVSFSDDFLSYDTLDQLEGFDGVTTMQFGKLEPEAYPKLEEMGIKQIAQRTAGFDMYDLDLAKKHGIIVSNVPSYSPETIAEYAVAAALNLVRHFPQIEKRVQDYNFTWEAPIMSKPVKNMTVAIIGTGRIGALTGELFAGFGAKVVGYDLYPNDSLDFLEYKDSIEEAVKDADIVSLHMPATKENHHAFNKELFDKFKDGAVLVNAARGAMVDTEAMIDAVDSGKLLGAAVDTYEFEMPYFTFDWSGKELEDDTFKRLIENERIQLTPHIAFFSDEAVRNLVEGGLNAALNVINTGDTPTRLN, from the coding sequence ATGACAAGAATTAAGTTTTTTGGTACACGCGATTATGAAAAAGACATGGCTTTAAATTGGGCTAAGGAAAATGATGTGGAAGTTTCATTTTCAGACGACTTTTTAAGCTATGACACTTTAGATCAACTTGAAGGATTTGACGGGGTTACAACAATGCAATTCGGCAAACTTGAACCTGAAGCTTATCCTAAGTTAGAAGAAATGGGAATCAAACAAATCGCGCAACGTACTGCAGGATTTGATATGTACGACTTAGATTTAGCTAAGAAACACGGCATCATCGTATCAAATGTTCCTAGCTACTCTCCAGAAACAATTGCTGAATACGCAGTAGCGGCTGCATTGAACCTTGTACGTCACTTCCCACAAATTGAAAAACGTGTTCAAGATTACAACTTCACATGGGAAGCACCAATTATGTCTAAACCAGTGAAAAATATGACAGTTGCTATCATCGGAACAGGCCGTATCGGTGCTTTGACTGGTGAATTATTTGCAGGTTTCGGTGCGAAAGTTGTAGGTTATGACTTATATCCTAATGATTCATTAGATTTCTTAGAATATAAAGATTCAATTGAAGAAGCGGTTAAAGACGCAGATATCGTATCATTGCATATGCCAGCTACTAAAGAAAACCATCATGCATTCAATAAAGAATTGTTTGATAAATTCAAAGACGGTGCTGTATTAGTTAATGCTGCACGTGGTGCAATGGTTGATACTGAAGCAATGATTGATGCTGTAGACAGCGGTAAATTACTAGGTGCTGCAGTGGATACGTATGAATTTGAAATGCCATACTTCACTTTCGATTGGTCTGGTAAAGAATTAGAAGACGACACATTCAAACGCTTAATCGAAAATGAAAGAATTCAATTGACACCACATATCGCATTCTTCTCAGATGAAGCGGTACGTAACTTGGTTGAAGGCGGCTTAAACGCTGCATTGAACGTAATTAACACAGGCGACACACCAACTCGCTTGAACTAA
- a CDS encoding Na(+)/H(+) antiporter subunit C: MNVILIIIIGILTFAGTYMILSKNLIRIVLGTAIYTHVANLVILAMSGFNGKNVPIINGEGRNFVDPLPQALILTAIVIGFAVTAFLLVLVYRTYKVTRVNRIEALSGEDDDVDE, translated from the coding sequence TTGAATGTCATACTCATTATTATTATAGGAATTTTAACCTTTGCAGGAACGTATATGATTCTATCTAAAAATTTAATCCGTATTGTCTTAGGGACAGCCATCTACACACATGTCGCCAATTTAGTGATCTTAGCTATGAGCGGCTTTAACGGTAAAAATGTACCGATTATCAATGGTGAAGGACGCAACTTTGTAGACCCGTTGCCTCAAGCCTTGATTTTAACAGCGATTGTCATCGGTTTTGCGGTCACAGCATTCTTATTGGTATTAGTTTATAGAACTTATAAAGTCACACGTGTGAATCGTATTGAAGCCTTGAGCGGAGAGGATGATGACGTCGATGAATAA